The Paramisgurnus dabryanus chromosome 1, PD_genome_1.1, whole genome shotgun sequence genome includes a window with the following:
- the LOC135745056 gene encoding E3 SUMO-protein ligase ZBED1-like, producing MNEGADETALVGPVDGKFSYKKRTDGSVDKSMVICKICHKEFAYHRSTSSLKYHLSAKHIAASVDVSPTPSSSRTHTQPTLHQMTGLRTRVTKSTSEKITNGLAHWIALDCRPLGVVEDKGLQKVLQIASSDTTYELPCRKTVTKRVQHLYDTEKADKENLLEKAECVALTGDHWTSVSNSNYLGVTAHFIDVKWRLHSFALTIQKTTARHFAENVAEDFESVAEAWEITQKVTTIGTDSARTMMAAMRRLTFQHMPCVAHVLQRTITVCLADSGFTATLAKCRKIVGHFKHSPSNTEELHKEQTQLEQDEEPLIQDVSTRWNSTLFMISRLLRNQEAVKLTLAKQKHKLTMLTTAEWDRLQRLETLLKPCRYVTELLGGETYVSCSVVLPALRHLTHIMEVSDDDPAYVVRFKGDFKKDLSQRQDTLNLGWLRVATALDPRFKDLKCLPRGEREGVWTSIEALLRIEPNRATPEPTEEPARKRSLLLFNSDSESEDEERHNVALARYRAEPTISETDCPLQWWSTHEGAHPQLSALARKYLGSPATSVPCERLFSQAGNIVQKKRAALSSENVNRLVCLSNWLKEKEK from the exons atgaacgaagGAGCTGATGAGACcgctttggttggccccgtggatgggaaATTTAGTTATAAAAAACGAACGGATGGAAGtgtcgataagagcatggttaTATGCAAGATATGCCACAAGGAATTCGcatatcaccgcagcacatcgagccttAAGTATCACCTAAGTGCCaaacatatagcagctagcgtggacgtAAGCCCGACTCCGAGTAGTTCGAGGACCCACACCCAACCCACACTCCACCAGATGACTGGTTTAAGGACCAGGGTAACTAAGTCAACGTCTGAAAAAATAACAAACGGCCTGGCTCACTGGATTGCACTCGACTGTAGACCACTTGGAGTGGTTGAAGATAAAGGCTTGCAAAAAGTACTACAGATTGCGTCGTCTGACACAACATACGAGCTGCCATGCAGAAAGACAGTGACAAAAAGAGTCCAGCACCTTTATGACACTGAAAAGGCAGATAAAGAGAATTTATTGGAGAAAGCCGAGTGTGTTGCCCTGACTGGGGATCATTGGACCTCGGTAAGCAATTCAAATTACCTCGGTGTGACGGCACACTTTATTGACGTCAAGTGGCGTCTTCACTCATTTGCCTTAACTATTCAGAAAACCACCGCTAGGCACTTTGCTGAAAACGTGGCAGAAGATTTTGAGTCTGTGGCAGAGGCATGGGAAATCACACAAAAAGTCACCACAATCGGAACAGACAGTGCCCGAACGATGATGGCTGCAATGAGACGGCTCACATTCCAACACATGCCGTGTGTTGCTCACGTGTTGCAGAGGACCATCACAGTTTGCCTTGCTGACAGCGGGTTCACAGCCACATTGGCAAAATGTCGTAAAATAGTGGGGCATTTTAAACACAGCCCCTCAAACACAGAGGAACTGCACAAGGAGCAAACACAACTAGAACAAGACGAAGAGCCACTGATACAGGATGTTTCCACAAGGTGGAATTCAACACTGTTTATGATCTCTCGTCTGCTGCGGAATCAAGAGGCTGTGAAGCTTACTCTAGCCAAACAGAAGCACAAGCTCACCATGTTAACAACAGCAGAGTGGGACAGACTGCAGAGGCTCGAGACCCTCCTTAAACCATGCAG ATATGTGACTGAGCTCCTTGGGGGGGAGACTTATGTCTCGTGCTCTGTTGTGTTACCTGCTCTCCGCCACCTGACCCACATCATGGAGGTCTCAGATGATGACCCAGCCTATGTGGTGAGGTTCAAGGGTGACTTTAAAAAGGACCTGTCTCAACGCCAAGATACCCTCAATCTTGGATGGCTCAGGGTGGCTACAGCACTCGACCCCCGCTTTAAG GACCTAAAGTGTCTACCAAGAGGAGAGCGAGAAGGGGTGTGGACCAGCATTGAGGCACTGCTGCGAATAGAACCAAACAGAGCCACTCCAGAACCCACAGAGGAGCCAGCAAGGAAGAGGAGCCTCCTACTGTTTAATTCAGACTCTGAATCAGAGGATGAAGAGAGGCACAACGTGGCTCTGGCTCGCTACAGGGCAGAGCCCACCATCAGTGAGACAGACTGCCCTCTGCAGTGGTGGTCCACTCATGAGGGAGCACATCCACAGCTTTCTGCCCTGGCTCGCAAGTATCTGGGCAGCCCTGCCACTTCTGTCCCTTGCGAGAGACTTTTCTCACAGGCAGGCAACATTGTTCAAAAAAAAAGGGCAGCCTTGAGCTCTGAAAATGTGAACAGGCTAGTGTGTCTCAGcaactggctaaaagagaaggAGAAGTAG